Within Butyrivibrio fibrisolvens, the genomic segment TGTTGAAATAAATACAAAGACTTCCTGCTTTGGTGGCGGGGGATAATCGGAGGCTCTGGTAAGGAAGGCAGAATATAAATTATTTACACGCTTTTAATTGTTTTATAAAAATTCATGAGCGTGATAGATGGAGTTTTTTATTCTGCCCGGGGTCCACATGCCCCCGCGCAGCGAGTTTGGACCCCAGAATAAAAAGCTTCAGATATCATGCCATGAATTTATAAAACAGTTAATGCGTGGAAATAATTTATATTCTGCCTTCCTTGCCAGAGCCTCCGATTATCCCCCGCCACCAAAGCAGGAAGTCTATAAATGATGGGATGCAAGTTTATGAAGACTTCAGGTTCTTTTTGTGTTAGGAGGATATTTAAGGATTCGATACTTAGTATTGTGGCACTACTTCTTATGAATTTGGTGCTCCAGTTCATAGTATATCCTTTTTGGAATAAAATATATGGCAATGATATATACGGAAGTATTGTATATGTTATGTCTTTTGTTAACATATTTGGAGTTGCTGTAGGATCTGCTGTCAATTATGCAAGGATGGCAGAATCTGCTGACAGAGATACTAAGGGAAGTGATTATCTTACCATAGTCTTCATCTTAGGAATTGCAGGCTCTATCGCGACTTTTGGCGCTGCCTTTTTGGGCAAAGCAGGTATGGACCTTGTTACATCACTTCTTGCTGGAACGCTTTGTTTTCTGACTGTTCTTAGATTCTATAGTGATGTTGAGTATAGATTATATCTTAATTATAAGGGATATTTTCTATATTATGCGCTTGTAAGTATAGGATATCTTCTGGGCCTTATGGTCATGAGGGTGACTGGGATATGGCCTCTTGCCCTTATACCCGGCGAGATCTTAGGTCTATTGTATGTGAAGATAAAGGGAAGTGTCCTTTCAGATAAGCTTTTTGATAAGAGTATATACTATAAAGAGAATCTTCATACGA encodes:
- a CDS encoding lipopolysaccharide biosynthesis protein — encoded protein: MKTSGSFCVRRIFKDSILSIVALLLMNLVLQFIVYPFWNKIYGNDIYGSIVYVMSFVNIFGVAVGSAVNYARMAESADRDTKGSDYLTIVFILGIAGSIATFGAAFLGKAGMDLVTSLLAGTLCFLTVLRFYSDVEYRLYLNYKGYFLYYALVSIGYLLGLMVMRVTGIWPLALIPGEILGLLYVKIKGSVLSDKLFDKSIYYKENLHTMLMLIITNLISNIIFNGDRLLLMNLVSAGAVTTYYIASLVGKTMTLITTPLNSVIIGYLARYKGQFSKMHVRLLFIMTMGIIILFSLLSVPGSYIVVYLLYTKELEAVSRYFLIAGAAQVIYFVSNVVTTVLLRLAKADYQLIINIAYGIVFLALCIPTAWIYGITGFCIAILIVNIYRYVFAIGLCYKSCHDNIVKEKR